The Halobacterium sp. R2-5 DNA segment TTGGGCAAGTTCGAGAGGCCGCTGTCCGAGGCTGGGGCCGTACTGGCACAGCCCGAAACGCAGGTCATCGTCGGCCGCGACGACGAACCTGCGAACCTCTCCGTGTCCGTGGGTTCAATCCCCAGTAGGGGAACCCCACGGCTTTAGCCGTGAGAGGATATCAGGTCTGCGTTGCTACTGTCACGGCTTGCTCTTCCACGCTCACCGTGCAGCCGGCGTAGGTGAACGTCACCAGGCAGTTCCCTTGACCGTCTTGGGGGGCAGCCAGTGCATCGAGCGCGTCGGGGTTGATCGTCTCGAACAGCGGCGGCAGCGGGTCCGAGCCGGGCCCGGAGTCGTCGGTTTCGAGCGGGGTGGCGGGTCGGCCTGTGGCCTCGGCCACGGCGGTTATCACCGCCTCGCTGGGAGACTCGTCCGGCGCTACCTCGTAGCGATATTCGCTGGTGTCGACTGACTGGTGGCTCTCGACGGCTGCGTTGGTGGAAGTCATTACCTGCATTTGGGCCTGTCCCCGCAAATCCGCGACGGTTGACTACGTAAGGGTTTAAGTCCAGTTCCCGGGTTCCTTTTGAGGTAGCCGACCCAATCGATAGTGTGAGCTTCATTGCCGAGTTCCGCATCGAAATCCCGCCACTGGCCGAAGCCTCGAAGGCCGTACCGGAGATGCGGTTCTCCGGCAAGGACGTCGTCTTGGAGGACGACCAAGCGCGCAAATTCAGGTTCGCGGCTCACGGCAGTCAGTTCGACAAGTTTGAGGCGGCACTCGACGCCGATCCCACAGTCGCCGATTACACCGTCCTCACGACCACGGAGGACAGCGCCCACTACGTCGTTACCTACGCCGCGACGGCGGACACGCGGGGCACCTACCCCATTGCGATCGAACACGACATCGCGTATCTCGACATCGAGTTACAGGACGGCGAGTACACGGTCCGGGCCCGTGTCCCCGACCGGGACGCGCTGACGGCCCTGCGAGAGTACTGTCGGGCCAATGACTTTCCCTTCACCCTCGATCGAATTTATCAGGAGACCGCAATAGGCGCCGTCGGCAATCCGCTCACCGACGCCCAGGCGGAGGCGATGCGAGTCGCCTACGAACAGGGCTACTTCGACTCGCCGCGACAGACGACGCTCGATGCAATTGCCGACGAGATCGGCGTCTCCCGCCAGGCCGTCGCGGCGCGACTGCGCCGCGGACACAAGCGGCTGATCGAAACCACTGACATCCCCAATCAGTCGTAACCGACAGACTGTGGGCGTCGAACGCAAACTATCAGTTTTCATTTGATTTTCTACGTCCGGGTGTGGGTTTCGGATAATCGCAGTATCGTGGTCCGTCTCGTATGCCACTCGTCCACCGATACTTTCGTGTCCGATGATACTGTGGCCTGCGTTCTTGCTCCCGACGAAAATCGCCGACGTGCCGTGTTCACGGACAAAGCGGCGAATCTGATTTGAGATTGTTCCGGACAGTGTATATCTATCCGCGGGAATGTGTTCGAAGTTGGTCTCGGGAACGAGGAACGGTCAAGACCGAAATGCGAGTTTGAGCGTCCCTGTCTACTTTATAACTCAGTGTCCTCCGTTTCAACATGAACCGGCGGACGTACCTTGCGGCAGTCGGGACTGCCGGCATCGCGGCATCAGCAGGCTGCAGTGCCGTCACAGGGACTCAAACGCTCTCTGATCCGACGGTGCACGAGGATTCACCGGGGAGGAAGGCGCTCGTCTTCAATTCGAATGACGGTGAAGTGGGCCACGTTGGAGTCGATGGGCACGTGAAATCCGACAGGATCGAGCTCACAACCGAGATCTGGCATCAGGATGGCACCCGTGTGGATTCGATCGAATTGCGGGTCTGGATGCCGGAGATAGCAACGGAATCCCCTGCGGAGGTCGCTGTCGCCGCTCCAGTCGAGGGCGATAGTTCTCCGCCTCCATCACTGTCGCTCTCTACGCCGAAGCGGGATCTCGGCACGGCCATCGAGATCACCGATTTAGATGACCTCGCTGATGAAACGATTAGTACCCTGAACCTGATTGTCATCCCGGGATCGAGAACAGCGACAGACCTCAATATCCACGCGACCATCGAACTCTCGGGTGGTGGCATCCTCAGCACTGATTACACGCTCGATGGCGAACTCCAGTTAGCGTATCCGGGACTCACCGACCAGTAGGACAACGCGCCCAACGCTGATGAAGCATCCACTAGTATTCATCAGCCAAACAACTTCAGAGGGATACTGTGTCACGGGGCCTCGAAAGCCTGAGAATCAACCGATGCAAGTTCGTAGCTCGATACCTCAGCCACGGTCCGAACCATACACCGCTGAGGACGTGCGCCGTTAACGAAACACCAGTGTGGACATCCTTGGGGAACGAATGAGGTCGGATACTCTACGTTGAGGGTGTCATAGACCATTGCTAACGACGGCTTTCGGCGATCTAGTGTACGTAACTCGCCGCTCCGAGTCGTACACGTTCGGCGTCGTCAGCGAGCTCGGCCGTCAGGGTCGAACACTCCGGGTTCATCTCAAAATCGCTGCTGCAATCAGAGAGGCCGCTAACTGCGTGAATTCGGTCAGGCGGAAAATTGGGGAGTCTATTGCTTACCTGACGTCGCCCCAGGTTCCGACAAGTTCGTCCTCGACAAACCGGCGCTGTTGGAAGCCGAGCGCATTACACAACAGCGTGTGCCCCATGAAAGAGACGGCGTAGTCGGCCATCCCGAACGGGTGAAGTTCGCGCTGGCTGGCCGGTGGAAGCACCGACCCGAGGACGTTGATCTCGCTGTCCCCGGCAGATAGTGCGCCAACGGCGACGCCATCTGCCCCGGAGCCGTCCGCTGTCTGTCCTTCCATTCGGCCGGCCACGTCACCGCCAGCGTCCGTGAACGCGTCGTCGTCGACGACCGTCGCCGGCTGGTCCGGTTCGTTTGGCACGTAGCCGACCTGCGGGCTTTTCCACATCTCGAACTGTAGCGGCCGAATGTCCGACAGGAGGTAGTGCTCGAAGTCCCGGTCGATCAGGTTCGCGATACCGACGCGGATCGACTGAAGGTCGCCGTCCTCGATGGCCGCGGCCTCGCCGACGTCGAGCTCCGCAAGCAGGTTCAGGCCGGTATCGGTCAACACCAAGTCACCGCCCGCTTCCACGAACGCTTCGAGCTCGTCGACGTACCGCGAGTCGTCGCGGCCGACGTCGTGAGAGACGACAACTTTGTCGTAGCGCCGCTTCCCGGAGTTTCCTCGCAGCAGCTTTCCGACGCGGACGTCGTGGACGCGGACGCCCTCCATCGCACCGGCTTCGAGGTTCGGCTCGAGGTCCGCGAAGAACTGCATCGGGTTGACGACGTACTCTGCCTGTGAGTAGCCGAACGCCTCCTCGGGGTCAGGGTGTTCCTCGTCGGCCTCGACGGTGACGAACTCGACGTCGACGTCGTCCACGCCCTCGAGTTCGATCGACCAGTCACCCGACGCCGGGTTCGGGACGTAGAAGCTACGTTCGTCGGTTTCGTTGAGGTCGATCGTACGGACGACCTGTCCGCCGGGGTTGACGAGCTTTACGACGCCCTCGTTCGCGCCGCCGTCAGCGACGCGTGCGGCCAGCGAGTGCGTGCGTTCCTCGGCGGACGCTTCGGCGCGACCACTCGGACCGGGCTGGACCGTCTCGTGCCGCCGCTGGACCTCGGTCGCGCGGTCCTGGCCGGGGCCCTCGCCTTTCCCCGGGCTTTCGTCGGTGTGCGAGAGGTCCGCCGACCGGCGCGTCAGCTCGTCGGTCGTCACGTACGCCGTGTCCTGGCCGCCGGTTGCAACCGTCGCGTCCGTGGACGCCGCCGTCATCTCCGCGAACTCCTGCATCGAGAGCCGGTACGCCGTCTCCAAGTGCCGCTCGATGTACGGCCGCCAGTCCGAGAAGTCCCGCATCGCCAGCTCGGGTGCAACCGTGACAGCACCGAGACCGCCGAATTCCTCGGGCTGGCCCGCCCAGCCGAGCAGACCGCCCGTGATATTGTACCCTAGCGAGTCGTAGATCGACCCGTAGTCCAGCAGCTCGTCAGGCACGTAGTCGTTCGGATCGCCGAACGTGCTGTCCTTCCCTGCTCGAATCGTGTCGCTGGCGATTTCCTGCGGGCTCTCCCACTGGTCGGTCATCGCGGCGTCGATGCGGCGGTTGACCTCGTCGAGATTGTGGGTGCCGTCGTGCTCGTAGGCGGCGTTGGATTCGAGGTTCAGCACCATCGTGTCCGCGAACCCCATCATGTGGTAGTCACAGAGGTACTCGACGTTGTCGTACCCGCGGAGATGTTCAATCGTAGCCAGCGCGTCCGGAACGACGTCCTCGTATCCGACGTCGTAGCCCGGCCGGACGTCGGGCGCACGCTCGGGGTCGGCGGGCCAGAACGCGGGATTCGCCCACCCAATCGTCGGGTACTGGCGGTTCGTGTCTACCCCGGAGCTGTTCCCGCGGTAGTGCCCGTAGAACGGCGACCCGAAGAAGCCGGCGTACGGATTCTGGGAAGCGTACTGCGGCTTCCGGACGGTCCAGCCGTCCGGGTTGATGTAGACGAAGACGATGACGATGTCGTCGAGGAGTTCGCTGAAGCTGTCCGCGTCGCCAGTAGTGACGTCCTCGATGATGCGGCTGCCGGCCTCACAGCCGGCGCGCTCGTTGCCGTGGATGGCGAGCGTGAACACGGCCTTGTCCTTCTCCTGGAACGACGCTTCGTCCCGGACATTGTTGGTCACCTCGGCGACGTAGATGTCGTTCGGGTCGGGGTCTTCACCGGTGAAGGAGTTCTTCCAGCCCGGTCCCTGCCCGATGCGGCGGACGCGCACCGTGTCGGGGTGTTCGGCTTCGAGGTGGTTGAGGGCTGCCCCGGTCTCCGTGTGGGAGATGAAGTCGCGGGCGTCTTCGGCCGGCGGGAAGACGCTGTCGTCGTAGCCGCCGTCTAGCTTCCAGAACGGGTTCGCTCCCGGCGAGAAATCAGCGTACTCGACGCCGCCGATGTCGTTGAGCACGTGCTCGACCTCGGAAGCAGTAAGGTGGCCGTGTGCGGCCGGCGTCGGGGACTCGCGTGTGACCGCCTTCGGTGCGCGTAGCTCCTCGTCGACGTCCCAGTCCGGTTCGCCGTACTCGTCGTAGAACGCGGAGAGTGCGTCCGTATCCTCGAATTCCAGGACGAGCGCGGCTTCGTAATCGTCGGGTGTTGCGTTGACGACGAACTCCGCGAGGTCCGTCATCGCGTCGTCGGTTACCTCCGCGGAAACCGTCCCTGGGAGCGCGAGTGCGGCCCCTGTCGCTGCTGCGAGTCCGAGGAACGTCCGGCGGCCGATGTCGGCGTTCTCGAACGGTTCCTCGTCGAGTTCAGTTGCTTCTTCGTGGTTGTACCGGTTCGGATCGCTGCGCGTTCGTGGCTGTTTTCCCACCATTTGTTACCGTGTGGTTGTCAAACACACACAGGATACAATCCTCTAATTGATATTAAGATTGATTGTGTTTATTTTATATGAATGAGTAAAGAGACGATAGCACGGTGCCCGCTGAAATCGAGGCGCAACGACGCCGAAATTCACGTGCGAAAGCGAACGAAGAACGCCGGGAAGCCATCATCTGACGGAGTGTCTAAGCAGGAGAAACGGTAGCCCACGACCAACTCCACAAGGTCTCACGGCAGATTGTGGAGTGAGTGGGCCCGACTAACCCCAGGAAGCCACGGGCGCGGTGGCCCGTGGCAGTTCACGTGTATTGCATCGGACAAATAATTATGTGGTTTGGTGTGATTGCTCTCACCATGGGATATATCGTCCGGATGCCAAAGCTCGGCCTGGAGATGGACGAAGGGACGCTGCTGGACTGGTACGTCAGCGAGGACGGCACCATCGAAGCCGAGGAGACTGTCGCGGAGATCGAATCCGAGAAAACGACCGCAGAAGTGGATGCCAGGGAAGGCGGCGTGCTTCGGCGAGTGTTTCTCGACGAGGGCGAGACGGTCGACCCCGGAACGCCAATAGGGATTATCGCTGGCGCCGACGAAGATATCTCGGCGTTGATCGACGAAGCCGAAACCGAGCTCGAGGACGGGGCAGCAACAGCAAGCGAGGAGGACGAGACTTCCGCTGAGCCTGCGGCTCAAACGTCGGCGGAGAGCGAGACGACAAAAAACGGTAGTTCCGGAACCAGAGATGCAAGTCCGCGTGCACGAAAGCGTGCGGAGGAACTTGACGTAGATCTCGGTGCCGTCTCCGGAAGCGGCCCTAATGGCGCGATTACGGCAGAGGATGTCGAGGCGGCTGCCGAAAGCAGTACGGATGACGTGAAAGCCAGTCCCCGTGCGAAGAAACGAGCCGACGAGTTGGATGTCGACCTTACTGCGGTCTCCGGGAGCGGACCCGGCGGTGCCATCACTGCCGAGGATGTCGAGGCTGCCGCAGACTCGACCGGGAGCCCGGGAGGTGGTGCGGCACGGACACTCTCGGAGGAGCGCACATTCGGTGGAATGCGCCAGTCGATCGCCGATCGTCTCGGACAGAGTTACCGGGAGGCCGTCCACGTTACTGAACACCGCGAAATCGATGTAGAGGAACTGCTTGCGGCCGTGGACGCCGCCGAGGACGCACTCGATGTGGATGTCTCCATGTCGGACGTGTTGCTGGTCGCACTCTCAGCGGCCCTCGAGGATCACCCCGAGTTCAACGCGACGTTCGAGGACGGCACGCATCGCCTCTACGAGGAACACAACATCTGCGTGGCCGTCGACGTCGACGAAGGACTCGTCACACCGGTCGTTCCGGCCGTCGACTCGAAGTCGCTGGGGGAGGTCGCGGAGGCTCGCCGCGAGATTACGCAACGCACGCTCGACGGCGAGTACACGATGAGTGACCTCCGCGGCGGGACGTTCACGGTCACGAATCTCGGTGTGCTCGGCGTGGAATCGTTCAACCCGATCATCAATCCGCCCCAGATCGCCATTCTCGGTGTGAACGCGGTCGACGAACGCGTCGTACCCCAGGATGATGGCACGCCTGAAACGCGTCGCGTGCTACCGCTCGATCTTTCGTTCGACCACCGTGTAGTCGACGGCGCCGACGCTGCGCGCTTCCTGCAGTCACTGGTCGCCCACCTGGAAGATCCGTGGCCGCTGCTCCCAGATGAAGTCAGTCCAGTGGCCGCTGAAGATTACCCCGAGCGTCACGCGACCGCCACCTCACAAGACGGAATGTCGGGTACGGTACGAACTACCGGCGTCGAACAGCAGTACAGCGCCGACGAGGGCACGCCGTCGCCGGTTGACCTGTTCCTGTCGTCGCTGTCGGCGTGTCTGTCGCTGTCGATCCGCTATCAGGCCGACGTCCGCGACCTCGACGTTGCTCGCATCGACGTGACCGCGGATGCGGAGCCGGACTCGGGATCGGTAGAGGCCATCGAGGTCGCCGTCAATATTGACGCGCCCGACGTGGACGAGGAGACGCTCGACCGCATCGTCGAGAACGGCGAACGGAGTTGCCACGTGGCGGAACTCCTCGACGCGGATCTCCCGATGTCGCTGTCCTGGGAGCGCGCCTAGTGCGTCGGCGCCTGCTCGAAGACCGCCTCGAAATCCACGAGTTGCGGACCACTGGCGACCGGTCGAATCGACACGTCCTCGTTGCTCACCTCAAGTTCCCGCTCGCCATCCACACTGACGACGGCATCGTCGATGTCAAACGTCCGTGGTTCGTCAAAATCGAGCCGCGACCACGACGCGACGCCCACATGCTTGACGTCGCCGGGGGTCGTAATCGCCGGGACCGTCCGATCCGTATCCGGGTCGAGTTCTAGTCCCACCCCGCCAGGGTCCGTCGGCGCAAGCTGCGTGCATGCGCCTGCGATCCCAGACAGCCCGATTTCGCCGCGGCTAGCCCGGGAAACGACGCCACCGAGGAACTCATCGGGATCGAGGATTGCGCGCGTCCC contains these protein-coding regions:
- a CDS encoding HalOD1 output domain-containing protein, encoding MTSTNAAVESHQSVDTSEYRYEVAPDESPSEAVITAVAEATGRPATPLETDDSGPGSDPLPPLFETINPDALDALAAPQDGQGNCLVTFTYAGCTVSVEEQAVTVATQT
- a CDS encoding helix-turn-helix domain-containing protein produces the protein MSFIAEFRIEIPPLAEASKAVPEMRFSGKDVVLEDDQARKFRFAAHGSQFDKFEAALDADPTVADYTVLTTTEDSAHYVVTYAATADTRGTYPIAIEHDIAYLDIELQDGEYTVRARVPDRDALTALREYCRANDFPFTLDRIYQETAIGAVGNPLTDAQAEAMRVAYEQGYFDSPRQTTLDAIADEIGVSRQAVAARLRRGHKRLIETTDIPNQS
- a CDS encoding M14 family zinc carboxypeptidase — translated: MVGKQPRTRSDPNRYNHEEATELDEEPFENADIGRRTFLGLAAATGAALALPGTVSAEVTDDAMTDLAEFVVNATPDDYEAALVLEFEDTDALSAFYDEYGEPDWDVDEELRAPKAVTRESPTPAAHGHLTASEVEHVLNDIGGVEYADFSPGANPFWKLDGGYDDSVFPPAEDARDFISHTETGAALNHLEAEHPDTVRVRRIGQGPGWKNSFTGEDPDPNDIYVAEVTNNVRDEASFQEKDKAVFTLAIHGNERAGCEAGSRIIEDVTTGDADSFSELLDDIVIVFVYINPDGWTVRKPQYASQNPYAGFFGSPFYGHYRGNSSGVDTNRQYPTIGWANPAFWPADPERAPDVRPGYDVGYEDVVPDALATIEHLRGYDNVEYLCDYHMMGFADTMVLNLESNAAYEHDGTHNLDEVNRRIDAAMTDQWESPQEIASDTIRAGKDSTFGDPNDYVPDELLDYGSIYDSLGYNITGGLLGWAGQPEEFGGLGAVTVAPELAMRDFSDWRPYIERHLETAYRLSMQEFAEMTAASTDATVATGGQDTAYVTTDELTRRSADLSHTDESPGKGEGPGQDRATEVQRRHETVQPGPSGRAEASAEERTHSLAARVADGGANEGVVKLVNPGGQVVRTIDLNETDERSFYVPNPASGDWSIELEGVDDVDVEFVTVEADEEHPDPEEAFGYSQAEYVVNPMQFFADLEPNLEAGAMEGVRVHDVRVGKLLRGNSGKRRYDKVVVSHDVGRDDSRYVDELEAFVEAGGDLVLTDTGLNLLAELDVGEAAAIEDGDLQSIRVGIANLIDRDFEHYLLSDIRPLQFEMWKSPQVGYVPNEPDQPATVVDDDAFTDAGGDVAGRMEGQTADGSGADGVAVGALSAGDSEINVLGSVLPPASQRELHPFGMADYAVSFMGHTLLCNALGFQQRRFVEDELVGTWGDVR
- a CDS encoding 2-oxo acid dehydrogenase subunit E2, translated to MGYIVRMPKLGLEMDEGTLLDWYVSEDGTIEAEETVAEIESEKTTAEVDAREGGVLRRVFLDEGETVDPGTPIGIIAGADEDISALIDEAETELEDGAATASEEDETSAEPAAQTSAESETTKNGSSGTRDASPRARKRAEELDVDLGAVSGSGPNGAITAEDVEAAAESSTDDVKASPRAKKRADELDVDLTAVSGSGPGGAITAEDVEAAADSTGSPGGGAARTLSEERTFGGMRQSIADRLGQSYREAVHVTEHREIDVEELLAAVDAAEDALDVDVSMSDVLLVALSAALEDHPEFNATFEDGTHRLYEEHNICVAVDVDEGLVTPVVPAVDSKSLGEVAEARREITQRTLDGEYTMSDLRGGTFTVTNLGVLGVESFNPIINPPQIAILGVNAVDERVVPQDDGTPETRRVLPLDLSFDHRVVDGADAARFLQSLVAHLEDPWPLLPDEVSPVAAEDYPERHATATSQDGMSGTVRTTGVEQQYSADEGTPSPVDLFLSSLSACLSLSIRYQADVRDLDVARIDVTADAEPDSGSVEAIEVAVNIDAPDVDEETLDRIVENGERSCHVAELLDADLPMSLSWERA